Proteins from a genomic interval of Trichoderma breve strain T069 chromosome 2, whole genome shotgun sequence:
- a CDS encoding acyltransferase family domain-containing protein codes for MAQVSILNTSKDWEEIHSEESDYDPELAKEANGYTMWRAASYLPKHKRVLNRIVNTLYQLPTIFQVAEKLRPTSYLDGLRGFAAFLVYWHHHELWAHGWEKQNPIFENGFGYDGKYHMVAFPFIRNFFTGGHYAVSTFFVISGYVLSLKPLTLMQAGEFTKLGDNIASAFFRRWPRLYLPIIAVVLAFITMWHMLGIWVNGQTMAGSWTEELWTFYVDFKNFSFVFKEGDLWLKYNVHLWSIPVEFKGSMVVYASHLALSRCSKAARLWCEASLIFYFMFITDGWYCALFCTGMLLCDLDLLAKKGELPFFLVRLEPIKDFIYYHLLVFSLYLGGIPAETADVRDMAKSRGWYYLSLLKPQAVFDYKWFYLWLASGFLVAIIPRIHWLKRFFETKFCQYLGRISFALYIVHGPVLCTLGDRLYMAVGFKGDDHAQHIPHWMNKIPLPKSGPLGLEVAFLIPQLILLPLTLALADGVTRWVDTPSVKFASWLYRSTLGGPSTEPVLATKQARA; via the coding sequence ATGGCACAAGTAAGCATTCTTAACACCAGCAAAGACTGGGAAGAGATTCATTCTGAAGAATCCGACTACGACCcggagctggccaaggaagcAAACGGTTATACGATGTGGAGGGCAGCCAGCTATCTTCCCAAGCACAAGCGAGTCCTGAACCGCATTGTGAACACTCTCTACCAACTGCCCACCATCTTTCAAGTGGCTGAGAAACTGCGGCCAACATCATACCTAGACGGCCTCCGAGGCTTCGCGGCCTTTCTGGTGTACTGGCACCACCACGAGCTGTGGGCTCACGGCTGGGAAAAGCAAAACCCCATTTTCGAAAATGGCTTTGGCTACGACGGCAAATACCACATGGTCGCGTTCCCCTTTATACGCAACTTTTTCACAGGCGGCCACTATGCCGTCTCAACCTTCTTCGTCATATCCGGCTATGTACTCTCCCTGAAGCCATTGACCCTTATGCAAGCCGGCGAATTCACGAAGCTGGGAGACAATATCGCATCGGCCTTTTTCAGGCGGTGGCCACGACTCTATCTTCCCATCATTGCGGTTGTCCTTGCGTTCATCACGATGTGGCACATGCTTGGCATCTGGGTCAATGGACAAACAATGGCGGGAAGCTGGACAGAGGAACTGTGGACCTTTTACGTCGATTTCAAGAACttcagcttcgtcttcaaggAGGGAGACCTGTGGCTCAAGTACAACGTCCACTTGTGGTCTATCCCAGTTGAATTCAAGGGCTCTATGGTTGTCTACGCCTCACATCTAGCCCTTTCGAGGTGCTCCAAGGCTGCACGACTCTGGTGCGAAGCCTCTTTGATCTTCTACTTTATGTTCATCACAGACGGCTGGTACTGTGCCCTGTTCTGCACGGGCATGTTACTATGCGACCTCGACTTACTGGCCAAAAAAGGCGAGCTCCCGTTCTTCTTGGTTCGCCTGGAGCCAATCAAAGACTTCATCTACTACCATCTACTCGTCTTCAGTCTCTACTTGGGCGGAATTCCCGCCGAAACCGCAGACGTTCGGGACATGGCAAAAAGCCGCGGTTGGTACTATTTGTCCTTGCTCAAGCCTCAGGCTGTGTTCGACTACAAGTGGTTTTACCTCTGGCTGGCTTCAGGCTTCTTAGTCGCCATCATTCCACGCATTCACTGGCTAAAGAGATTCTTTGAGACAAAGTTCTGCCAATATCTAGGGCGCATCTCCTTTGCGCTGTACATTGTTCACGGCCCCGTGCTGTGCACACTCGGAGACCGGCTTTACATGGCCGTGGGCTTCAAGGGAGACGACCACGCGCAACACATCCCGCACTGGATGAACAAGATTCCCCTGCCAAAGTCTGGCCCGCTGGGGCTGGAAGTTGCCTTCCTCATTCCCCAGCTGATTTTACTGCCCCTGACTCTAGCGCTGGCCGACGGCGTGACGAGATGGGTCGACACACCAAGTGTGAAGTTTGCCTCCTGGCTATACCGGAGCACACTGGGCGGTCCTTCTACGGAGCCGGTGCTCGCGACGAAGCAGGCCAGGGCGTGA
- a CDS encoding glycosyltransferase sugar-binding region containing DXD motif domain-containing protein, protein MSSPLGSPRLMSSASPFRNKVPTQMRRCLPAYLFLVFALFVILNFDWVLAIPNPASVLRRQPKPPPVPGSTFPQKIWQTWKVDPLHFEERDLLTARTWTEKNPGMRYEVVTDANEMAYIEDRYGPDGYDRPDIVEFYHMINLPIIKADLLRYMIMYAEGGIYADIDVETMKPFHRFIPERYNEKDIDLIVGVEIDQPDFKDHPILGKKSMSFCQWTFAARPEQPVMMRLIENIMKWFKAVARDQGVPLGEVQLDFDQVISGTGPSAFTKAILEEMNRKSKGPRVTWDNFHNLDESKLVGGVLVLTVEAFCAGQGHSDSGNHNARNALVKHHFHASNWPSRHPRYKHPAYGQVEDCNWEPECVKKWDDNIGNWDKYSENEQKKIIQDIEDARLEQERQQQALAALPAAFP, encoded by the coding sequence ATGAGCTCTCCTCTCGGATCTCCGAGGCTCATGTCCTCTGCCAGCCCCTTCCGCAACAAGGTGCCTACACAGATGAGAAGGTGCCTCCCCGCCTatctcttcctcgtcttcgcccTTTTTGTCATTCTCAATTTCGACTGGGTCTTAGCGATACCCAATCCTGCCTCCGTCCTTCGTCGACAGCCAAAGCCGCCTCCTGTACCAGGTAGCACATTTCCGCAAAAGATCTGGCAGACATGGAAAGTCGATCCTCTCCACTTCGAGGAGCGCGATCTGTTGACGGCGCGGACGTGGACGGAGAAAAACCCGGGCATGCGTTACGAAGTTGTTACCGATGCCAACGAGATGGCATACATTGAGGATCGGTATGGTCCAGATGGCTACGATCGCCCAGACATTGTGGAATTCTACCACATGATCAACCTACCCATCATCAAAGCCGACCTTTTGCGATATATGATCATGTATGCTGAGGGCGGCATTTACGCAGATATTGATGTCGAGACCATGAAGCCTTTTCATCGGTTTATTCCCGAGCGATACAACGAAAAGGACATTGACTTGATTGTCGGCGTTGAGATTGACCAGCCTGATTTCAAAGACCACCCCATCCTGGGGAAGAAGTCCATGTCTTTCTGCCAGTGGACATTTGCGGCGCGCCCTGAACAGCCCGTCATGATGCGTCTGATTGAAAACATCATGAAGTGGTTCAAGGCCGTTGCTAGGGATCAGGGTGTGCCGCTGGGTGAAGTGCAGCTCGACTTTGATCAAGTCATCAGCGGCACTGGACCCTCTGCTTTCACCAAAGCCATTCTCGAGGAGATGAACCGCAAGTCAAAAGGACCGAGGGTCACCTGGGACAATTTCCACAACTTGGACGAATCCAAGCTAGTGGGCGGCGTCCTCGTCCTTACTGTTGAGGCTTTCTGCGCCGGACAAGGACATTCTGACTCTGGCAATCACAACGCTCGAAACGCCCTTGTCAAGCATCACTTCCACGCGTCCAACTGGCCCAGCCGCCATCCTCGATACAAACACCCTGCCTATGGCCAGGTCGAAGACTGCAACTGGGAGCCCGAGTGCGTCAAGAAATGGGACGACAATATTGGCAACTGGGATAAGTACTCTGAGAATGAGCAAAAGAAGATCATCCAAGACATTGAGGATGCCCGACTGGAACaagagcggcagcaacaggctTTGGCAGCGCTGCCTGCGGCTTTCCCCTAG
- a CDS encoding ras family domain-containing protein, whose product MAARAPPAGRPGLNTRFAQFKLVLLGESAVGKSSIVLRFVKDQFDSFRESTIGAAFLTQTISLDENTTVKFEIWDTAGQERYKSLAPMYYRNANCAVVVYDITQSASLDKAKAWVKELQRQANENIIIALAGNKLDLVTEQPDKRAIPAADAEAYAREAGLLFFETSAKTAENVRELFTAIAKKLPLDQAGPRHARPGQRPGVSLAPENSNTNVNGPCSC is encoded by the exons ATGGCCGCTCGCGCACCTCCCGCTGGTCGACCAGGCCTGAACACTCGCTTCGCGCAGTTCAAGCTAGTTCTTTTGG GCGAATCTGCCGTTGGAAAG AGTTCAATAGTCCTTCGTTTTGTCAAG GATCAATTCGACTCTTTCCGAGAATCCACCATTGGAGCGGCTTTCCTCACTCAGACCATCTCTCTCGATGAGAACACGACGGTCAAGTTCGAGATCTGGGATACCGCTGGCCAGGAGCGATACAAGTCGCTTGCTCCTATGTACTACCGAAATGCCAACTGTGCCGTCGTCGTATACGACATCACGCAATCC GCTTCACtagacaaggccaaggcctgGGTAAAGGAACTCCAGCGCCAAGCCAACGAGAACATCATCATTGCCCTTGCCGGTAACAAGCTCGATTTGGTCACTGAGCAGCCCGATAAGCGAGCCATCCCAGCGGCAGATGCCGAGGCCTATGCCCGCGAGGCCggcctcctcttcttcgagacGTCTGCCAAGACCGCTGAGAACGTGCGAGAACTCTTCACCGCTATTGCGAAGAAGCTACCTTTGGACCAAGCCGGGCCCAGACATGCTCGACCCGGGCAGCGCCCCGGCGTCAGCCTCGCACCAGAGAATTCCAACACTAATGTCAACGGACCTTGCAGCTGCTAG